A single region of the Yersinia entomophaga genome encodes:
- the tesB gene encoding acyl-CoA thioesterase II, which produces MGQALQKLLNLINLEKIEEGLYRGQSEDLGLRQVFGGQVVGQAIYAAKQTAPADRYIHSFHSYFLRPGDSSKPIVYDVENLRDGTSFSARRVSAIQNGKPIFFMTASFQTPEEGFEHQNDMPDVPPPEGLVSEAEIAKNLAHLIPEKLRDKFIGHQPIEMRPVKFHNPLKGHKEEPLRHVWFRANGQMPDDLDIHQYLLGYASDFNFLPTALQPHGIGFLEPGVQIATIDHSMWFHRPFRLDEWLLYTVESTSASGARGFVRGQIYNRQGVLVASTVQEGVIRLRG; this is translated from the coding sequence ATGGGTCAGGCACTGCAAAAGCTCCTCAACTTGATTAATCTGGAAAAGATCGAAGAAGGTCTTTATCGTGGCCAAAGTGAAGACTTAGGGCTGCGTCAGGTATTTGGCGGACAGGTTGTCGGCCAGGCAATTTATGCTGCGAAACAGACCGCACCAGCCGATCGTTACATTCACTCTTTCCATAGCTATTTTCTTCGCCCCGGCGACAGCAGCAAACCTATCGTTTACGATGTGGAAAACCTGCGAGATGGCACCAGCTTTAGCGCACGCCGCGTCAGCGCTATTCAAAATGGCAAACCGATCTTCTTTATGACCGCGTCATTCCAAACGCCTGAAGAGGGATTTGAGCATCAGAATGACATGCCGGATGTGCCACCGCCGGAAGGTTTGGTATCGGAAGCGGAAATCGCCAAAAATCTGGCGCACCTGATTCCAGAAAAACTGCGGGATAAGTTTATTGGCCACCAGCCGATTGAAATGCGACCGGTTAAATTCCATAACCCGTTGAAAGGTCATAAAGAAGAACCGCTGCGTCACGTATGGTTCCGCGCTAACGGCCAGATGCCGGACGATTTGGATATCCACCAATATTTGCTGGGCTACGCGTCTGATTTTAATTTCTTGCCGACGGCTCTTCAGCCTCATGGCATCGGTTTTCTCGAGCCGGGAGTACAGATTGCTACCATCGATCATTCTATGTGGTTCCACCGCCCATTCCGCCTGGATGAATGGCTGTTGTATACGGTAGAAAGTACTTCAGCATCCGGCGCTCGTGGCTTTGTTCGTGGTCAGATTTACAATCGCCAGGGTGTGCTCGTCGCCTCTACGGTGCAAGAAGGGGTTATTCGTTTACGCGGCTGA